From Caldicellulosiruptor hydrothermalis 108, a single genomic window includes:
- a CDS encoding CotS family spore coat protein → MGRLELKLVEENYSIRIERIKQIKSNAYFVKTKDGKEYFLKISRVDKEHVDFILKIFSHLKNTNFKSHLIDFQKTVDGGFYFLDGHKRVYLLCKWIDGRSADFRNVFDLKVAVSILHHLHLASLSFAEEMEGSFYPSYQEVFRRKYSQVIQMKNIIHQKDNLGYFDEIFLNVLSRFEDRFVESIHMMKKVEDYFKEENQRVLIHHDPAHHNFIFSETGVYLIDFDYAMVDYDVHDFVNLGVRVLKTNDWDINVFRIYLKCLDDKNIIKKFWLQTFWILMYFPQEIWQVGLQYYFEKQPWTEEYFLKRLKGAERIQAGKEMIIKKIAGGIFKWH, encoded by the coding sequence ATGGGAAGACTCGAACTGAAGTTGGTTGAAGAGAATTATTCTATAAGAATAGAAAGAATAAAACAAATAAAATCCAACGCCTATTTTGTAAAGACAAAAGATGGTAAAGAATATTTTTTAAAGATCAGCAGGGTTGACAAAGAACATGTTGATTTTATTCTCAAGATTTTTTCACACCTGAAAAATACAAATTTCAAAAGCCACCTGATTGATTTCCAAAAGACCGTTGATGGTGGCTTTTATTTTTTAGATGGGCACAAAAGGGTTTATCTTCTATGTAAGTGGATAGATGGCAGGAGTGCAGATTTTAGAAATGTTTTTGACTTAAAAGTAGCAGTTTCAATCTTGCATCACCTTCATTTAGCCTCACTTTCTTTTGCTGAGGAAATGGAAGGCAGTTTTTATCCATCTTATCAGGAAGTGTTTCGGAGAAAGTATTCACAAGTTATCCAAATGAAGAATATTATACATCAAAAAGATAATCTTGGCTATTTTGATGAGATATTCTTGAATGTTCTAAGCAGATTTGAAGACAGGTTTGTGGAAAGCATACATATGATGAAAAAAGTAGAAGACTACTTCAAAGAAGAGAATCAGAGAGTATTAATTCATCATGATCCTGCTCATCACAATTTTATATTTTCTGAGACAGGGGTGTATCTCATAGATTTCGATTATGCGATGGTAGACTATGACGTGCATGACTTTGTGAACCTTGGCGTGAGAGTGTTGAAAACAAATGATTGGGACATCAATGTATTTCGGATTTATTTAAAATGTCTGGATGATAAAAATATTATAAAGAAATTCTGGTTGCAAACATTTTGGATTTTGATGTATTTCCCCCAGGAGATTTGGCAGGTAGGACTTCAGTACTATTTCGAAAAACAGCCGTGGACAGAAGAGTACTTTCTCAAAAGACTTAAAGGAGCAGAAAGAATACAAGCAGGAAAGGAGATGATAATAAAGAAGATTGCAGGGGGGATTTTTAAATGGCATTGA